Genomic window (Euzebya sp.):
GGCGCTCTGGACGACCACCCGGCTGCCGCGGACCCGGCGGCCTGGTTGGCGGATCTCGAAGCGGCGGTCCACGCCCAGCTCGCCGACGGCCCGATGGCGACCCGCGAGCTGTCGACCACCGTCCCGGGGTTCGCGACCAAGGTGACGCTCGGCACCGGCAGGTGGGCGCAGGAGGCGGCCATCGGTCCGCGGCTCCTGTTCCTCATGGCCATGGACGGCGATCCCGTGCGGGGCGCCCCGCTCGGCACCTGGCGGGCCAGCCAGTACGTCTGGCACGCCCACCGCCAGCGGTTCGGCACCGACCCGCCGACCCGGCCGTCGACCGATCAGGCGCAGGCCCAGCTCGCCCGCCGCCACCTGGACCGCTTCGGCCCGGTGACCGAGGAGGACCTCGCCTGGTGGATGGGCTGGACGAAGGCCGAGACCCGCCGCGCCCTGTCAGCCGTCAGCCCGGTCGAGGTCACCACCGACGCCGGGCCGGCGTGGGTCCTGCCCGGTGACGACGGACCGGAGCCACCGCTCGACGCCCCCGCCGTGGCCCTGCTGCCGGGACTCGACCCCTCGACGATGGGGTGGAAGGCGCGGGACTTCTACCTCGGCGACCACGGGGCCGCGCTCTTCGACCGCAACGGCAACGCCGGGCCGACGATCTGGCTCGACGGGCGCGTCGTGGGCGGGTGGGCACAGGGACCCGACGGCGGCGTCCGCACGCGCCTGCTCGAAGACGTCGGCGCGGACGCCGCCGCCCTGGTGGACGCCGAGGCCGCCGCGGTCGGCGCCTGGATC
Coding sequences:
- a CDS encoding winged helix DNA-binding domain-containing protein, coding for MTAVRHVDDDERRRRLVRRHHLGRTAATCRQAVADVLAMHSSDPLTPFLGLRARVPDLTIAAIDAALYEERGLWRLHAMRRTLWIVDRDDAPAVLAGSTAKVAAAERRRLHGWLGALDDHPAAADPAAWLADLEAAVHAQLADGPMATRELSTTVPGFATKVTLGTGRWAQEAAIGPRLLFLMAMDGDPVRGAPLGTWRASQYVWHAHRQRFGTDPPTRPSTDQAQAQLARRHLDRFGPVTEEDLAWWMGWTKAETRRALSAVSPVEVTTDAGPAWVLPGDDGPEPPLDAPAVALLPGLDPSTMGWKARDFYLGDHGAALFDRNGNAGPTIWLDGRVVGGWAQGPDGGVRTRLLEDVGADAAALVDAEAAAVGAWIGDDGVTPRFRTPLERELSGA